The genome window GCCGCTGCCGCGCTGATCGGCAATCTGATGCACTTCATTGGACCTCTGCTCTTAATCGGTGTTGGCTTATGGGAACTTTTTGAAGAGGGTCGCGAGTATGTCAGCAAATGGAGAAAATCTCGACAAGCGAGCATTCAGAGCAAACCGGCTAGAAAAGAGCGGCCTCAATGGGGATCGCAGCTCCTGCTCGCTCTCAGCATCAGCCTGGATGAGTTAGCGATTGGTTTTTCATTTGGCGCTATAGCAAACGGCGCTTCTGGCAACAGGATGGTAAATCCTTTGATTCTTTGCGCGTTAATAGGTGTGCAAGGCTTCTTGATGACCATTACCGGGCTGTTGCTGGGCCGTACTTTGCGGAATCTCCTCAAGCCTGTGAAAGAACTCAGCGAAATCTTGAGTGCTTTTCTCCTCGTTGCCCTGGGAATCTGGTTTCTATTCACATGAAGAAAAGGGCCTGTACTGTTTATCTGGGCGCTGGTGGCATTTGTATCTGCAAGAGCAGGAAACAATCAAAACAGAAGCATAAATTTCAAAAAAATTGCGAAAAAACTATTGACAACGCGTCAGAGCTATGGCATAATACCAGAGCCTCGTGAAGATAATCATCTGATCTGCCAGGATTTGATGCTCCTATCTGACGAGCGGCCAGTACTCCAAAGCCACGATAAGGTGGCTCTCCTCAAGGAACATTCTCCTGAGTGAAACTTATACACAGTAGTTCGCGTGCTCTTTTTGGGCATGC of Ktedonobacteraceae bacterium contains these proteins:
- a CDS encoding manganese efflux pump, translating into MPPASLLLFILPLGLDTLGVSISLGIKSYSREHAGSGSRSLEIPTWLRSALLFSLAEMLMPLVGLVIGFAAAALIGNLMHFIGPLLLIGVGLWELFEEGREYVSKWRKSRQASIQSKPARKERPQWGSQLLLALSISLDELAIGFSFGAIANGASGNRMVNPLILCALIGVQGFLMTITGLLLGRTLRNLLKPVKELSEILSAFLLVALGIWFLFT